From Mucilaginibacter gotjawali:
TATTGGTAGAAAAAAAGTCAGCCTGAAATTTCGTTCCGTAGGTCAATGTCATTAAGTTAAGCGGACAATGGCGATCATAAACGCGCTCCGTTGACTCACCCGGACGTTGCTACGCTCGTCCGCCCTCTCTTTCGCTACGCGATAAAGAGGGCAAAAAAAAAGAAACTCTCTTAACTTAATGACATTGGCCGTAGGTCAATGTCATTAAGTTAAGCGATACTCAATTGACTCACATGTTATTAAGTTAGGAAAAAGACAAGCAAAAAAGGATTGCAGCAAGTAGTTTTGAATCGACTAAAACACAAAACACTACTACAACCCTAATGGCCAAGACCGAGATAAAAATAGGAATAAAAATTATTTCCGAACTAAAAAGCTTTGTTTCATTGATAGTACATAATGAAGCTCTACTGAATAATTTCCGAAGATCTCCTGAAGACTTCACTCGAAATAGAAAATTACCTTTTGAACGGCTTGTTTTATTGATAGTTAAGCTTTGCAAAAAGACGCTTAGCATAGAGTTGGAAAAGTTTTTTGAGGAGTTAGGTGCCCCCAATACCTGCTCGGTAAGTGCTTTTACCCAACAACGCATAAAGCTAAAACCATCCTTCTTTTGTCTCTGGAACAGGGTTCTTTGCAGCAGTTTTTACTGTTATGCGGGGTCGGATATAAGGCAATGGAAAGCCTTACGAGTTATTGCAGCAGATGGTTCTAATGTAAGCTTAATAAACACTCCGGTGCTCAACGGCCATTTTGGTGGTGCAAGTAATCAGAATTGCAATTTTGTACAGGCTAAAACATTTTACCACTACGACGTGCTCAATCAGCTTGTTCTTTATTCTAAAATAGCGCCTTATCGTTATGGAGAAGTGCCAATGGCCTACGATGCAACAGAAGAATTGGAGGAAGATATGCTGGCTATTTACGACAGAAATTTTTGCAGTTACAAAATGTTCGCCTTACATCTTTGGGCCGAGAAGGAAATTAAATTCGTCATCAGGGGAAAGGATAATCATAGTATGGTACAGGAATTTGTAGCGAGAGGTAAACAAACAGAAGTTATTCATCTATCACCAGGGAAAGCGGCCATAGAAGGATTAAAAGAAAGCGGATTCATCATCACCAGGCAGACATTGCTAAAAGTGAGGCTAGTACGGGTTGAGCTTGAAAAAACAATAGAAGTACTAGTGACAAACTTATGGGCAGAAGACGGTTTTCCCAATAGCGACTTCAAAAAGCTTTACTTCTTGAGATGGGGGGTAGAGACGAATATATCCATTCAAAAGAATATCCTTCAACTAGAAGCTTTCAGCGGATTAACGGTTGAATCCGTTGAACAGGACTTCTATGCTACCGTTTTTACTGCAAATCTACATTCAGTTTTGATAAAAGATGCTCAACAATCAATAGACGAAAACTCAAAAAGTAGAAAATATCCTATGAAAGTTAATAGAAATAAGTCAATCGGTAAGCTTAAGATCAACCTTATCTCTCTTTTTACAGATAATGACGTTGGTCGTATCCTGAATATATTACACGCTCATTTTATAAGAGATATATTACCGGTGAGACCCAACAGATCCTATGAACGAGTCAGGAAAAACAAACAATCTAAAAGCAAACATAGGACGTTTTCAAACTTTAAACCATCTTACTAAATCCTTAACTTAATGACATTGGCCGTAGGTACGAAACCTATACGCCATGCATTAGCGCCGATGCCGCTTCAATAGTTGCGTACCGATGGCACGCTTTTCATGTGTTGTTTATTTTCTACAAATGTTTTGCACCTAACGGCGCAAGGGAAATAATATCGTCTCGCCTCTCTACAAATCCCCACCCCAACTCCGGTATATCGCCTATGCATAAAAAAAAGCAGCGATGATTTTAACCTATCGCTGCTTTTTTTGAACTTATTTTTCTGCCTACCAGAAAACAGTATAAAGCGCTACAAGGATACCGATGATAATAAGCGCACCCACGGCAAAGCCGTTGGTAGTGCGGAACATTTTGGCATCAACTTCCAGGCCGTTGGTTGTTTTGCCCCTCGCATGATCTATCAAACTGATAACGATCATCCCGACGATACAAATTACAAAAACAAAACCCATCCGGTCGAGAAAAGGGATCTCGTATAAATGGCTGTCTGCGTTTTTATAGGAAAAACCAGAATGTGCCAGGGATGACAGATCGGTCAGCTTCGGTAAAAATTTAAAGAAAACCGAGAAGATAAACCCACCGATGGTTGCAAACATGGCGGCATTGGATGATGCTTTTTTCCAGAAGAACCCCAAAATGAACATCGCAAAAATACCGGGCGATACAAAGCCGGTATATTCCTGTATAAACTGGAATCCGCCTTTTTTATCAATGCCCAGGAATGGTGAAATAACTACCCCCAGGATCATCGCTACCACCACCGTAATTTTGCCCACTTTTACCAGGTTAGTTTCGGAGGCATCGGGCCTGATCTTCTTTTTGTAAATATCCAATGTAAAAATGGTAGCGATGCTATTGGCCTTTCCGGCTAACGACGCTACAACGGCAGCGGTTAGGGCTGCAAAAGCAAGTCCCTTAATGCCCGCCGGCAACAGGTTTAATAAAACCGGGTAGGCATTATCATGATTACTTGAAATACTGCCCGCCATATCGGTATTAAATACGTTTTCCTTGTATAACACAAAAGCCGCAATACCTGGTAATACTACGATTAGCGGCATTAAAAGCTTTAAAAATGCCGCAAACAGGATGCCGCCGCGAGCCGTCGGCAAGTCAGCCCCAAGCGCGCGCTGCGTGATATACTGGTTGCATCCCCAATAATTCAGGTTTACAATCCACATACCGCCAATTAATACGGTTAAGCCGGGTAAGTCACCGTAACTCGCATTATCCTTCTTCAGGATCATATGGAAATGGTCGTGAAATTTCGAGTACATGATAGACAGCCCACTGCCTATGCCGCTCTGCCCGTAATGTGTTGCAACAAGGTTAACGGCGATGTAGGTGGTTACCAGGCCGCCTAAAATTAAAAAGAATACCTGTATAACATCGGTATAACCAATTACCTTCATGCCACCCAGCGTAATAACGATGGCAAATACCGCCAGCAAGCCGATACATACATTAAAATTAACCCCTGATATCCCGTGGATGGCAATGGCCCCAAGGTAAAGTATCGACGTTAAATTTACGATCACGTACAGCAGCAGCCAAAACACTGCCATAATCATGGCAACGGTGCTGTTGTACCGCTGGTGCAAAAATTGCGGCATCGTGAAGATCTTGTTTTTAAGATAAACCGGGATAAAAAATACCGCCACAATGATCAGCGTCAGCGCGGCCATCCACTCATAGGTGGAGATGGCCAATCCCATGGTAAAACCGTTACTGCTCATTGCCACCATCTGCTCGGCAGAGATATTGGAGGCGATAAGAGAGGCACCGATGGCCCACCAGGTAAGCGACCCTTCTGCTAAAAAGTAATCTTTAGATTTAGAAACATCGGATTTTTTTTTACGACGATATACCGTTAAGCCGTAAGTAGCGACAATGACAAAGTATATAAAAAATACCAGGTAATCACCGTAAGATAATTGTCTCATAGTTTATTATTCGTTTAAATGTTGGTTTGACAATTATAGTCATTTTTTTGGAAAAGTTGATTAAGATGAATTGGTTGATTAAATTTTAATTTATTTTCGATCATTTTAACCTAATCAACCAATTCATCTTAATCAACTCAATCAACTAAACCGACTAAATATACCTGTTGATTAAATTTTCGATATACTCCTGTTTGCCGCTGATGGTTGCCGGCTCGCCGTTTTCAATGGCGTAGGCCCTTAAGTCTTCCAGCGTCAGTTTACCTTCTTCAAAAGCCTTTCCTTTGCCGGTATCGAAAGAGGCATACCTGTCTTTACGCAGTTTTAAGTATTCAGATTTTTGGAGGATGTTATCGGCAGTAACCAACGCCCTGGCAAAGATGTCCATACCGCCAACGTGGGCATAAAACAAATCAGCCGGATCGGTTGAGTTGCGGCGGATCTTGGCATCAAAATTAATACCGCCACCTGCAAAACCGCCTGCTTCCAGGATGATCATCATGATTTCGGTTACTTCGTTGATATCATTCGGAAACTGGTCGGTATCCCATCCGTTTTGTGTGTCGCCCCTATTTGCATCAATGGAACCTAACAAACCTGCACCCGCAGCTACCTGTAGCTCATGCTGGAAAGTATGGCCGGCCAATGTAGCATGGTTCACCTCAAGGTTCAGTTTAAAATCGTTGATCAGGTCGTATTTTTGCAAAAAGCCTAATACGGTAGCTGCATCATAATCATACTGGTGTTTGGTTGGCTCGCATGGTTTTGGTTCGATAAAGAAAGTACCTTTAAACCCTTGTTTGCGGGCATAGTCTTTTGCGGTATGCAAAAATTTGGCCAGGTGTTCCTGTTCGCGTTTCATGTCAGTATTCAATAATGACATATAGCCTTCCCGACCACCCCAGAACACATAGTTTTCGCCGCCCAGGGCTATGGTTGCATCCAGGGCTGCCTTTACCTGCGCGCCGGCATGGCTCAGCACCTGGAAATCAGGGTTGGTTGCCGCGCCGTTCATATACCTGCGATGGCTGAACAGGTTGGCTGTTCCCCACAATAATTTTACCCCGCTGGCGGCTTGTTTTTGTTTGGCATATTCAACCAAAGCCTGCAGGCGGCGGTCGTTTTCATTAACGTCATTGGTGTAATCTACCACATCCACATCATGGAAGCAGTAATAATGCATGCCCATTTTAGTGATGAATTCAAAGGCTGCGTCCATTTTGTCTTTTGCCCGTTCAACGGCATCGGCTTTTTCATTCCATGGGAACAAATGGGTTGGTTCGCCAAATGGATCGGCGCCGCTACCGCAGAAAGAATGCCAGTATGCGCAGGCAAAACGCAAATGGTCTTTCATGGTTTTGCCGGCCACTACTCTATTCTCGTCGTACCAGCGGAATGCCAGCGGGTTATCTGATTGTGCTCCTTCGAATTTTACCTGGCCTATGCCTTTAAAAAATTCCTTTTCTCCTGTTATTATCATAATTATTGAATTAGTGATTTATTGAATTAGTGATTGCCTGTCCGTTCAGACTTACGAAGTTTTAGAAACTTCGTAAGTCTTTGGTAACGATTATTTTTATAGTTGTTTTTGCAGTAAAGTTTTCCATTCATGGTAAGCGGGTTCCAGGCTTTTGCCGGAGGGTTGCACCAGTTCAACCGGGTGCATATGTTCAAATGCCTGTTTAGGGGATGAAAAGATATTTGCACCAATACCTGCGCCAAGGGCAGCCCCAACGCTGCCGTCGTTTTTGTATAGTTCGACAGGCACGCCGGTTATATTAACGAAGGTTTCTGTAAATAACTCACTCAAAAACAAGTTATTTTTTCCTGCCCTGATCACTGTCGGGTTCATTCCATTTTCGCGCATAATATCCAGGCCATAGCGGAATGCAAATGCGATACCTTCCTGTACAGCCCTGATCATATGCGCCTGGGTGTGGATATTCAGGTCGATGTTACTAAATTGAGCCCCTACGATTTTATTGCTGAGCATCCGTTCAGCGCCGTTGCCGAACGGCAATACTAAAAGGCCGTTGCTGCCAGCCTGGGCTTCTGCTCCCTTGCTGTTCATCTGCAAATAACTTTCTGATCCGCCGATAATATTCTTCAACCAGCGGTACATGCTGCCTACACCATTGATACACAGGAGCACGCCCAACCGTTTTTGGGTTTCCGTATAATTTACGTGGGCAAAAGTATTTACCCGTGATTGCTGGTCGTATGCCAGTTGATCACTAACCCCGTAGATAACACCCGATGTACCTGCCGTTGCAGCCACTTCGCCCGGGTTAAGTACATTTAAAGAAAGTGCGTTATTGGGCTGATCACCGGCTTTGTAGGTAACAGGTATGCCCGGTTTTAAATTAAGTTTTTGAGCTATGGAAGGCGTCAGGCCGCCATGTGCCGAAAATACCGGCTGAATGGCAGGAAACAAGGCTTCGTCAAAACCAAAATAGTCGATAAGATCTTTTGACAATCGATTGTTTAAAAAGTCGTAAAATATCCCTTCAGACAAAGAAGAAACAGAGGTAGAAACTTCTCCGGTTAGCCGCATGGCAATAAAGTCGCCGGGCAGCATAAATTTATCAATACGATCATAAACCTCCGGCTCATTTTCCTTTACCCAGGCCAGTTTTGATGCAGTGAAATTGCCGGGTGAATTAAGCAGGTGCGAAAGACAATGCTCCTCCCCGATGGCGCCAAAAGCCTTATTGCCTGTTTCTACCGCGCGGCTGTCGCACCAGATAATACTGTCGCGTAACACCTGCTGGTTTTTATCCACCAAAACCAAACCATGCATCTGGTAGGCTATGCCTATCGCCGCAATGTCCAAAGGATCATAAAGCCCTTTGTTATTGCAAATTACAATAGCTTTTTGAACATGTTCCCACCACATTTCCGGAGATTGCTCTGCCCAGCCAGGATGGAGTACGGTGATGGGCGATTCAATATCCGGGTATTGCGCCGAAGCGACCACCTTTTGCGTAGCAGCATCAACAACCGACGCCTTAATGGATGAAGTTCCTAAATCAATTCCTAATAATAACATCTTTAAATTGGTTTATAAGTAGATTCAAGCGTCAGGAACCGGGAGTCAAGAGGAAGAAAATGGAAGCGTTTTTCTGCGCTGTCAACCTTTTAAAGATTAATTATTTCAATAAAATCCTGGCTCTTGATTCCTGGCTCCTGGTTCTTTCTTTCCACAGCGAAATTAAATTATTTTTTTAATCTGCAATCGATTGCAGGAATATATTTTATTATTTTTACGAATTGTATGAAAAATAAAAAGAGAACTACTATTTATGACATCGCCAAGAAGCTGAATATTGCCGCATCTTCGGTGTCCAGGGCCTTAAATAATAGTGATCAGGTAAACGAAGCGACCAAAAAATTAATCGTTAAAACAGCCGCCGAATTAAACTATAAGCGCAACACCCTGGCTTCTAACCTGCGCAAAGGGCAGTCCAAAACAATAGGTGTAGTAGTTCCTTTTATTAATCAAAACTTTTTCTCGAATGTAATAGCGGGCATTGAGGAAGCATCCTACCAAAAAGGGTATAACCTTATCATTTGCCAGTCGAACGAATTACAGAGCAAGGAGATCAAATGTGTAAATACATTGATTAACCAGCATGTTGATTGCATTGTAATATCCATCTCGGCAGATAGTTCAGATCACAAACACCTGCAAAATGTGCTGGATAATGGCATTCAATTGATCCAGTTTGACCGGGTAGCCGACGAACTGGAAACTTTAAAAGTGATCAATGACAATGAACAGGCCTCGCTTGAAGCAGTTTCGCACCTGGTTGAACAAGGCTATAAGCGCATCGCCCTGCTGGAGGGGCCGCAAAACCTGCAGATCTTCCGCCAGCGCAAGGCAGGGTATTTAAATGCCCTAAAAAAATACGGGATGCCGGTACTGAATGAACTGATAGTTGAAAATGCGTGGACAAAAGAACTGGGTGCAAAAGGAACCCGGAAATTGCTCAACCTTGCCCAGCCGCCCGATGCCATATTCGCCTCCACATCCGATTTTTCGGCACTGGGCGTATTGGAAGTAGCTACCGCGATGGGTATTAAAGTGCCATCGGAACTGGGAATCTGCGGTTACTCCAATGAGGCTTTTACCGAGATTACCAGCCCATCCATTACCACCATCGACCAGTTTAGCGTTTATATGGGTAAAACAGTGGCTAATTTGTATTTCCAGGAAATGGAGAATAAGGAAGAGACAGCAGTGGTACCTAAGATCATCAGCATAAAGCCAAAGCTGATCGTGAGGTCATCGACAAAGAAGGGTGGATGAGGAAAACAACGAGAACTTGTCAGGCTTGATGTGTATCGATCTTAAGTCGCAAAGTCTTTTCCTTCCGTTTTGCATTTTTAGCCTTAATTTCCTGCATGATCTTTCTGAAATCCAATAACTCCTCTGCCGTCCAGGGTTCAGACTTTCCGGATAAATCTATATTCTTCGGTTCTTTAATGAGTCCCATTTTTTTAGATATTAAAGTATTTTGAAATCAGCCTTAAAGCCGCTTTAGTTTCAATGAACATTCTGAGACCACGGAAATGCGTTGCATGAAGCGATTCCTGATAATGCTTGATAAGTGCTGATTTGGCATCAAAAGCAAGG
This genomic window contains:
- a CDS encoding IS4 family transposase, which encodes MAKTEIKIGIKIISELKSFVSLIVHNEALLNNFRRSPEDFTRNRKLPFERLVLLIVKLCKKTLSIELEKFFEELGAPNTCSVSAFTQQRIKLKPSFFCLWNRVLCSSFYCYAGSDIRQWKALRVIAADGSNVSLINTPVLNGHFGGASNQNCNFVQAKTFYHYDVLNQLVLYSKIAPYRYGEVPMAYDATEELEEDMLAIYDRNFCSYKMFALHLWAEKEIKFVIRGKDNHSMVQEFVARGKQTEVIHLSPGKAAIEGLKESGFIITRQTLLKVRLVRVELEKTIEVLVTNLWAEDGFPNSDFKKLYFLRWGVETNISIQKNILQLEAFSGLTVESVEQDFYATVFTANLHSVLIKDAQQSIDENSKSRKYPMKVNRNKSIGKLKINLISLFTDNDVGRILNILHAHFIRDILPVRPNRSYERVRKNKQSKSKHRTFSNFKPSY
- a CDS encoding sodium:solute symporter family transporter, yielding MRQLSYGDYLVFFIYFVIVATYGLTVYRRKKKSDVSKSKDYFLAEGSLTWWAIGASLIASNISAEQMVAMSSNGFTMGLAISTYEWMAALTLIIVAVFFIPVYLKNKIFTMPQFLHQRYNSTVAMIMAVFWLLLYVIVNLTSILYLGAIAIHGISGVNFNVCIGLLAVFAIVITLGGMKVIGYTDVIQVFFLILGGLVTTYIAVNLVATHYGQSGIGSGLSIMYSKFHDHFHMILKKDNASYGDLPGLTVLIGGMWIVNLNYWGCNQYITQRALGADLPTARGGILFAAFLKLLMPLIVVLPGIAAFVLYKENVFNTDMAGSISSNHDNAYPVLLNLLPAGIKGLAFAALTAAVVASLAGKANSIATIFTLDIYKKKIRPDASETNLVKVGKITVVVAMILGVVISPFLGIDKKGGFQFIQEYTGFVSPGIFAMFILGFFWKKASSNAAMFATIGGFIFSVFFKFLPKLTDLSSLAHSGFSYKNADSHLYEIPFLDRMGFVFVICIVGMIVISLIDHARGKTTNGLEVDAKMFRTTNGFAVGALIIIGILVALYTVFW
- the xylA gene encoding xylose isomerase; the encoded protein is MIITGEKEFFKGIGQVKFEGAQSDNPLAFRWYDENRVVAGKTMKDHLRFACAYWHSFCGSGADPFGEPTHLFPWNEKADAVERAKDKMDAAFEFITKMGMHYYCFHDVDVVDYTNDVNENDRRLQALVEYAKQKQAASGVKLLWGTANLFSHRRYMNGAATNPDFQVLSHAGAQVKAALDATIALGGENYVFWGGREGYMSLLNTDMKREQEHLAKFLHTAKDYARKQGFKGTFFIEPKPCEPTKHQYDYDAATVLGFLQKYDLINDFKLNLEVNHATLAGHTFQHELQVAAGAGLLGSIDANRGDTQNGWDTDQFPNDINEVTEIMMIILEAGGFAGGGINFDAKIRRNSTDPADLFYAHVGGMDIFARALVTADNILQKSEYLKLRKDRYASFDTGKGKAFEEGKLTLEDLRAYAIENGEPATISGKQEYIENLINRYI
- a CDS encoding xylulokinase, whose protein sequence is MLLLGIDLGTSSIKASVVDAATQKVVASAQYPDIESPITVLHPGWAEQSPEMWWEHVQKAIVICNNKGLYDPLDIAAIGIAYQMHGLVLVDKNQQVLRDSIIWCDSRAVETGNKAFGAIGEEHCLSHLLNSPGNFTASKLAWVKENEPEVYDRIDKFMLPGDFIAMRLTGEVSTSVSSLSEGIFYDFLNNRLSKDLIDYFGFDEALFPAIQPVFSAHGGLTPSIAQKLNLKPGIPVTYKAGDQPNNALSLNVLNPGEVAATAGTSGVIYGVSDQLAYDQQSRVNTFAHVNYTETQKRLGVLLCINGVGSMYRWLKNIIGGSESYLQMNSKGAEAQAGSNGLLVLPFGNGAERMLSNKIVGAQFSNIDLNIHTQAHMIRAVQEGIAFAFRYGLDIMRENGMNPTVIRAGKNNLFLSELFTETFVNITGVPVELYKNDGSVGAALGAGIGANIFSSPKQAFEHMHPVELVQPSGKSLEPAYHEWKTLLQKQL
- a CDS encoding LacI family DNA-binding transcriptional regulator, which codes for MKNKKRTTIYDIAKKLNIAASSVSRALNNSDQVNEATKKLIVKTAAELNYKRNTLASNLRKGQSKTIGVVVPFINQNFFSNVIAGIEEASYQKGYNLIICQSNELQSKEIKCVNTLINQHVDCIVISISADSSDHKHLQNVLDNGIQLIQFDRVADELETLKVINDNEQASLEAVSHLVEQGYKRIALLEGPQNLQIFRQRKAGYLNALKKYGMPVLNELIVENAWTKELGAKGTRKLLNLAQPPDAIFASTSDFSALGVLEVATAMGIKVPSELGICGYSNEAFTEITSPSITTIDQFSVYMGKTVANLYFQEMENKEETAVVPKIISIKPKLIVRSSTKKGG